The segment TACTAACTAGCGTGGCTTGGCTTACCTGGCGGAAGTAATAAAGAAGTTTTAACGTTTCTTTTGTACGAGTACGTTTAACCTTTATGTACTAGCgtgtacacatacacatacaagcGTAGAATGTCTATTGACGTCTACGCGATACGCGCTCCGTAAGCTGCGCTTACTTTCTTTCGACTCGATCTTAGCCGGGGTATCATGAACTCAGTACGTTATTAATCGTCATCAGCGTCGTTGAACAGCTAGGTTCTAATATATCGATGTTGTGCTAAGATACATTTCACGTCACTTGTTTCACATTTATCCAGCTTACATTTTCCACATAGCTAcacgtatatatttgtatctgGATCTATAGAATGTAGACAAGATATCAAGATAGAAATCTACACCGATCGCAATCTatttgctctctctctttttttttctttaacttaaAACGATAATAACAGACGCATGACAAACTTCTGTTTCAGGTACTTCAACGAGACATTAAGGCACACGGACGTATCGTCAGTTCAGTTGTCAAATTAGGAGATAAAGTTTTCACGCATCAACAGGAGCAGAAGCAACAGGGAAAGCAGCAACATCAATTTTCGCAGCCTTTACAGATAGCAAGATCATTGGAACGACGTTGGCATCAACTGTTTCTACTATCTTTGGAATGGCAGTATCACATTGAAACCCTCGTATCTCGTATAAGAAATAAGGTAAGGCATCTGTATTTcttatctttcaaaaaaaaaaaaaaatatatcccaTCTATAACgcataaagaattaaattctcaaaaaggattttttattattttgtactgAAGtgtaaacgcgaaaaaaatattaagtttttaaactatgattattttaatttattttagattgcGATCTAAATGGCAGTATCACGTTACAAAAAGCAATATTTGAAACGTGAAAGTGCGCTTCTatccaattaaaatatagactaCTGTCTTTGTCCTGCcactttgaattaaattttgtcagGATTCTTCTCGGGTATTAATCCCGCTGTGATGCTGCGGTAATTAAACTCAAACTTGTGAGAAACTACGTCAGACAAGATCGATCGACGAGCGAATAAGCGGGAAGCAAAGTGTAGACAAGCAATAACTTACTAGTGATTGTGCAATTGACGAAGATGCCTTACAATTGATGATTATTGGAATAGTATATTGAGTGTCCACTGCTATATTCCGTTTAATTCGAGACTCGAAGAGAAAGACAGCCTTAAACAAAACTATATTCTGAATTCAACTCACTGCGGAAGTAGGTACGCCTTTACGCATGAACAACTTctcttttatgaaaattaatagtttatgcatcaaaataaaaaattatttattttacaattttacagaAATGGAAATTTTAACGTGAGCTTaagtttgtaaataatttgacGATTTCACGgtaatttatgaaatagatagattaaaagatttatacaagATTCATTCACATTATACAGGACAAAccgtatttatttatgttaaatctGTTATGTATAAGATAAAAACGGGAAACAAGTGTGAGTTTTAAATTGactgaaaagaatattttattagtcatTGCACCTCGCTACTTAATCCTTACCTCATAGTGTAGACAAATACTTAGTTTATGACAAGTAGATACGGTATAGATACGATAGGCCTTCACACTTcaacaatttcaatttttccatTGAAGATATAACTTTCAAGAAggtttaagtttttttaacaaaatcttTGCCTTAGGTTTATCTAAATAAGTAAAGGCAAAAGACTTTgacatattgaatattaaaaaaaatattagcctTATCCCCTctcttgttttaaatattaaataaatcaaattttgtcaAGAAGTTTTCTCCTACGGATCCAATCTCATTCAGTTATCTCTCGTCGAAAGTGGATGTAGAAATTTGAACAAAGTATCTCAGTAAAGCATTAGGCGATCACAACTCTCTCTCATCAATTCCGACCACGTCGTATGACGCAGCAGCGCTGATAGTGagcgataagtttattaatacaagATAAGTGCAACGTAGCAACGTGCGTGTATTCGACCTTTTTGAATGATAGTGCGTTACAGATATcgataacataaatttatacaggGAGCTGtttaaattgtcattttttatcgAGTAAAAGGGATTCGGCCGTTTGTTGTTTCAGAACGCCGCGGCTTGCAGTAGCGACAGCGACGAGGAACCAGTCACGAAACAGCCTCGTCTCAGCCGCGGCCGATCGCGCGGCTCCGGAGCGGAATCGCCGGGACAGTCCGCTCGCTCGAGGCGTACGGAACGCGCGAAGCGCGTCGCCGGACACAGCTCGGAATCCGAGTACCTCGATCATCATTCAATCTCCGGAGCGAGGACTGATCCATCTGACAGCGACGCCTCTTCCGAGAACCGATCCGTCGGTGAAGGATCGTATTTCGAGGTATGTCAGTTCATCGGGCATATATgcatcttctctctctctctctctttctctctctctctctctctctctctctctctctctctcttttaggAGTTTACTTTGATTCGTCGACCTTTCGCGGCAACGCCGATCGACCCGATTGAGCATCCCACTAACTTTGCATGAGATCCATTATTCGCGAATTGGAAAGGTTCCCTATTATTGTCATAGACTGTTGTCGTGACCGCATAGCAAGGAACCATGTCgttacagaaatataaataaggcTTGCGCGATGAGTGAATCACGCAAGTAACGGAGTCATATTTATGTTCCGattgaatgtaaaataatctgAGAAAGATAAGATTGACCTAATCACGCAAcattatcgatataaataatatgtttaggtctaaatttaaatcaattgcAAGTCCCATCCAAGCTTTGTGGTAATCGCTGCAAAATATCGCGTGTCAAAACTTTTTCAGTTTGTatcttttgcaaaaaatggTAAAAGACAGGAAACGCGGCCCGTGTAGTTGTTCCAAGAATCGGCAACTACTATTGTTCTCCATATTGCTGTCGCGAAACACGACTATTACAAGTCATTGACCTGGTTTTCGAACGCTGTTGTGAATCTCGATTCACGCGTCGAGATGTTAACTCTACTCCCTGCTGAGACATTCTTTTGATGATGGGCGTAGCTTGCTCTAATTAATTCTTACCGTTATATATTGCTATAACGATAGGCGGGAACTTAATCAATCTCGATGAGTGCATCCTTGTCAAGTAAGAGAGTCGCGAATTATTCTTCCTCCTTGAAATATCGCAATTGCACGAGTTAAACTAAGCGTCGTCTTAGCTTTAACGAAAGATAAGAGCGCGTCGTGTTACCACCACTTTACATCGCGTAGGCTAGAGTAGAGCGCGTTATCCAAATGTGTTAAGTGAGCAAAGTCTCGCGTCGAAGGCTTGCGAAGAACGGCTTCTGTAAAACGAAACAGACACAGTAAGAAGGCTGTGCACCACGGTAGACAGATCTTGACAAAAAATAGCGGTCGACTATGTGACAAAAACCATGGTATTCGCATCGGGCGACCGAGATCTTGTGAAAGATCTTAGAGAGCGatactttttaaatcataaatattttaatgcacgttcaagaattatatttttaattctgatacaccatatatatatatatatatatatatcaacattGTGAAATTCAAActgatttagaaaatttagagaTAGCTTCAATTGCTGCTGTCAATTTTTGTAAactatttagtaaaattatgcaaatcatTAGTTTTAAAAAGGATCAcgttgattataaatatctaaatatcttACTCGATAATTAATTGCTTATCGCACGAGAATTTTCTGATAATCAAATGTGCAAAGATATAATGCATGATACAATATGCTTAAAttgatatcataaaatatcaatcaatAACAATATGCTTTTTTCTGATACGCAGGATGAATTGTGTCAGTTGTGTGTGATGGACGCAAGGTTCGACGAACCGACAAAACGAGAAGCCACTAGTTTCATTACGTCTACCGCGGAGGATCGAGGGCAGGAAGGTGACGTCGAGGACAACGGAGCGAGCGTCAACGATATGCCGCCCACACCGGATACTGTACCGATAACAACATCGACGGCGGCGATGCAGGAGACATGCGACGAAATCGACGCGGCGGGTACCATACAAATTGAAAGTACAGAAAAATCTAATAACGGTTTGCGGACGAAGACCGAGCTTGTAAAACGTGGCAGAGCAACAGAAATTGCTGCCTCATTCAATATGTGAGTCGCATTGTTTATCCTTTCCACGCTTGTTTCGCAAACTCGAACAATGAAATTGTAATCAtttcaaaattgattatttgtcaactctttaatatttatttttgccgAAATAGCATAAGTTCCATACTTGatacttttgatatttttaacaaaccgCTAAAATGTtagctatatattatattcgacACTGGGTTGTTTCCTGATGTTTAGGTCTGATAGAAAATCAAAGAACTGTGCtaccttttattttaaacatctgGATACCGATTCCGAGGCAGATTGTAGTCAACCAATCCAGGAATCGTCGAACACAGTGGACGATTCCTCCGAGGAGGAGTGGACTTATACTCCTGCTTGtcgaaataattcatttatcgTTTCGGAGCAGCGCAGGACGAACGTTGTGGTTCGTCTAGATTTTGACGAAAGTCCGCGGATAGCTGTGTCAGAAAAAATCCATTTTACACAAGCGAAGAATACAGAcaatgagagagaaatatctGCCGAACGTATGCATGATCATGATGCTCAACAAAAAGATAGTGATGATGAAAGGAAGAATGATAAATCAAGTAtccagaaattaattaaagaagtgGAGAACTTGATTGGTGAAGAGCGACACACAGCTTCGCGCAGCTTTTCACAATTAGTATTCGAGGAGAAGAATATAACTAATAATCATCGAGCTAAATACGCGCGCGTAAAGGAATGGTTGAAGTTGAACGCGTCGAGAAGTTACGAGGGCAGGTCACaggtaaattaaattaaatcgataAACTCTTAGAAAAACAGAAAACAACTTAGAAAACAGTGAACAGTGTTGTATTAaatcgaattaaatattttatttggttTACAAATCTTGCGTAAAactataatttgatatttttgatactattggtatttttaatagtatattatttgtgtaaaaaatgtattgcaCGAATTTTACATGCAAGAATAATATCAAGTAATAGAATATACgacacatttataattatagtatacattacgtatatattacagCCATTAGATAGCTGTGACGCCAGCGGTGAATACACAACGGAAGAATCCGATGGAGAGAAACAATCGATATCGTCGGATGATTTACAGAGCAGCGTCGCGACCTATCGCCGATTCGAAGGCACTCTTGGGTGTATATCGCAATCCCCTTCACAAGAGATACTctataattttcagaaaacgCCTGTTAACGAAGTATCCCCCGACGAGAATACGCCCAAGGTCGTAATGCGCTCTAAGCAAAAAGTAAAAGGATCGAGACCGTGGAGCGTTTCTTGTATCTCTCAAATCGGAAATAATCCTAATTTGGCTCAGATAAACGATTCTATTTTACCATTTTCTATTTCCGAAACTGCGCTTCATCAATTAGTTACAACTCCACCTACTAAATCCGTATCCCTGGATGCTACGTAAGTCatcgttttttaataattcgtttttgtttttttttttttttttttaatcatgttTTATCTCGTGTTAATTAATGACTAATATATTGTTGGTGCAACTAAAAACTTATCaccgaatatatttatattgcagaGGAACACGGAAATCATTTAATTCCACATCTACTTTGTTAGAAGAGTCTCTCATATGCCCTGATGACCGTGTAgttagaaatatttcatttcgCAGAAAGAAAAATAGGTTGCGTAAAAAGACTTTGGTAAGAGAAACGCTAGATTATATACGACATGAAAAGTATTTgttgacataaaaatatttgtagattaCGCTCGTCAAACGTATCTTTTTCTCATTGAGCTATTTTATAGATCAAGCTTGTActatatgtatgataaattatcaatttatatttatttagggtCGTAAAAGTGAATCTAGTTCGGAAAGCGTACATGCCAATAATCATTCGGCGGGTAGCGATGGTAGTTCGAATCAGCAACGTTCGTCTCGTAAAATGAATCTAAGTCGCACAATGCATACAGTTCCGAAAGAAAACTGCCACAGTCGTTCGACGACTCTCGTCAAATCCGGATCTTTCTCGGGCTGCACTGTCTATCAACAATTACACGCAGAAACGTCGCTTGCTAATAATTCTACACCGCTCAGGCTACTTTGTTGCAAGTCAATTGCTTCCACGTCGGAGATTGAAGGCGAAGATCATAATTGTGCTCAAGGACATCTCACTtacgataataatatgttGAGTAACGCAGTGAATAGCAAAGAATTAACCAGTCAGCAGTTAAATGTAGATAGTGACGTAGAGATGAACAGTCTTGGTAACAATTCGTTATACGAACAGGCTTGGGATAATTATCAGGTGATGCAAAAAATtgtgtaacatttttaataaatgtttataaagcATTAGTCTATATTTAGCAATTTGTTGATTTACAGGAGAAGTATATGAGTGAAGCTTACAGTGAACCATTAGATGTAGAGATGGCTCGACGATTATTGGATTTTGGAGATGATTATCGAAATTTCCTCGATAGTCAATCAGAATGTGCATCCAGTATAAGCGCAATTCCTGCTAGTTCGCCATTGCCTAAGATTCGTACATATCATGTAGGTCctacattattattctttcttgATCAAGTGTCCATATTCTTTCTATAGAAAAAaccaaagaaaaaatgttgcaaagaaaaacttatatatatagataattcaatcataatacattaatagtttttatgtATCTATTTGAATATTGTGCCATCTTCTTTATTGTGTTCattgatagaaatatttattcataaaacatCTTCATTACTGCATTACTTAGATCACAGTCacgataaataaacttttcaagCAATACAGaagtgttttattttttcttaatataattattaattccgTGTAAGTTTGAGGTGTCTCATTTGATTacgatataaattgtaatactaACTTTCTATTATATGAATTGTGATGTCTCTCTTCTAAAGTTGCTTTTAAtagctatatttattttataacattgatagattgtaaatcttaaaataaaaaaacgatagaaatattatcgataaataatcaagaattaatattaaagaaaagggaaagaaagataaaatattagctaagtcaatgttaaaaatgataactttTGCATTTATGTATGGTACATATGTGTATtgtgtatctataatattgtgtgtattctacgagagaaaaaatataaataggtGGTGCGTTATGTAATCAACAGTACTGAAATTCTAATCGTGTTTTAGGAAATTGGCGATAGTACGGAAGAGAGTGATAGTGAAGAGGaagatttacgaaaaattgtagaaaattcaCAATCACAGCTTATACTTGCtgaaaattcttttgtaaGATCCAATGGCGCGATTCCTGCAGAACTCGTACGTATTTTGTTACTAATGTTTACAATAGAATGTCCTCCTGTATGTGTATCAAATTATAGATGCTTTTGGAGTACGGTTTTTGCTTTATCCCTTATTCGTTTTATTCGttattttgtttcattatataGGTGATAATTGTATTATCTTAACCTATCATAATTGTATTATCTTAACATATCATAAATATGCAtggatatatgtatgaatatataaaacatagtttaagtttatgttataatattatatttcttttcctaTATTATTAGTAGCGTGTATCACATATTGTTTGATTAGACGccaaattacttttttatagtatacatttttatattttatatttaaaaaataaaaaattgtgtttttgTGATATGAATAAGATTTGTAAGTATATctgtatttcaattttttaaatttatattaaagtttgcAGTTtatcaatgttattttttcttcaaagaaAAAACTGAGATAATAATAGTTATCTTCCTctcaaaatctttaaaattatttcttcattattttgttattattctctttttcttctattaaaaatgttacttaGCAAATGTCATTAAATCATGCATTattttcggataaactatcataattatttaattgtaggAAGAGATTAAAATGCGcgcgctattttttttatttatatatattagttacgataataaaataatgtaataaattgatcaataaaaatacattactttATATTCGACTTGTATCATGATAATGTATCATGACACTGCAGACATAATAGTTAATCGAGTTTACCTTTCTATCTCTAATAGGCCGAAGTGGAGTCTACGTGTAAAGAAAACTTAGGATGTTTGCAGACTGTATTGGACTCACAGAACGGATATTtgcgaaatgaaaaatatttgaaacaagTTCGCGGTGAGTACAatcagttaattaattttatatcgttctgtataattattatcgcttTGTACTTGTTACTTTGGCCTGAGAAAACTTGCTCTGTTGcttattttttctgataaaatacgataaaactgtcttctgaaatttttatattattgcatgttaatacacatataattaaaagctaAATTTGTACAAAGAGGCGTGAAACACACAATCGCATTATTTCattgtatctatttttttatcttatattatcaGTACAAtcgtctttatttttttaaacgggCAGATAGATAACGAAAATTTGAGTGTGCgtaattttattgtgtaaaaattttacaattctgtcttataaatatactaaaaaaagtaactgtatTCTTCTGTGCTaaaattaactgtaatttacTATCATTGCGAAACTGACTTAATTCGA is part of the Anoplolepis gracilipes chromosome 2, ASM4749672v1, whole genome shotgun sequence genome and harbors:
- the LOC140662841 gene encoding uncharacterized protein: MTVDNTDYYKARKMSTSLTSLQPNSQSLERQRNVSTTTERLYNSLTKKRKDPKQTSVQRMWINYKDCKDDFWAAIRSNYDYIMDTNLIDTCKEANGELTWDETDVSTQSWNLKEVSSQFSELYSWLRILQELVYSKEENLLDKSLRAAHMEELQRKAYRRKLFNEQAEKLISRAPALKDEVAWRVDHLNAKWELVEQIMAPIDRPVSSQQDISADFEREVKCLRKWLRGMESRLQPLSFHVNWTLSELEEKAIEHMVLQRDIKAHGRIVSSVVKLGDKVFTHQQEQKQQGKQQHQFSQPLQIARSLERRWHQLFLLSLEWQYHIETLVSRIRNKNAAACSSDSDEEPVTKQPRLSRGRSRGSGAESPGQSARSRRTERAKRVAGHSSESEYLDHHSISGARTDPSDSDASSENRSVGEGSYFEDELCQLCVMDARFDEPTKREATSFITSTAEDRGQEGDVEDNGASVNDMPPTPDTVPITTSTAAMQETCDEIDAAGTIQIESTEKSNNGLRTKTELVKRGRATEIAASFNMSDRKSKNCATFYFKHLDTDSEADCSQPIQESSNTVDDSSEEEWTYTPACRNNSFIVSEQRRTNVVVRLDFDESPRIAVSEKIHFTQAKNTDNEREISAERMHDHDAQQKDSDDERKNDKSSIQKLIKEVENLIGEERHTASRSFSQLVFEEKNITNNHRAKYARVKEWLKLNASRSYEGRSQPLDSCDASGEYTTEESDGEKQSISSDDLQSSVATYRRFEGTLGCISQSPSQEILYNFQKTPVNEVSPDENTPKVVMRSKQKVKGSRPWSVSCISQIGNNPNLAQINDSILPFSISETALHQLVTTPPTKSVSLDATGTRKSFNSTSTLLEESLICPDDRVVRNISFRRKKNRLRKKTLGRKSESSSESVHANNHSAGSDGSSNQQRSSRKMNLSRTMHTVPKENCHSRSTTLVKSGSFSGCTVYQQLHAETSLANNSTPLRLLCCKSIASTSEIEGEDHNCAQGHLTYDNNMLSNAVNSKELTSQQLNVDSDVEMNSLGNNSLYEQAWDNYQEKYMSEAYSEPLDVEMARRLLDFGDDYRNFLDSQSECASSISAIPASSPLPKIRTYHEIGDSTEESDSEEEDLRKIVENSQSQLILAENSFVRSNGAIPAELAEVESTCKENLGCLQTVLDSQNGYLRNEKYLKQVRGMIERWETLASRVEQAQTAGTLHRALATMRTRFKVIHDRLFDYEIVLEPHLLDDRINRIAADIAVLNDRKTAMLALNVSAHRLITDLGASAPLICTALKDDVADLYRIYDETLQKCNQQLRALQDVQQFGTCLAELQSALQRDKESLAVLDVALQAGATPRIASSVSHFARLLSERQDINCQNDAVLNDTTTEEVHCVKFAVTSASNLTQEGGSLSDSGISDGSGSEQELSKREHRLANLRRITRSLEAQLAPGNKALVELRKRIEDAESELRDLQKQCRELIVRTAAASMDARATKRTAANQIHYPVDKRKKASDYDADTAKSDAESMPITKSNVDIAKGDNSDNEPNSRSWIWRILKCSQCCCFALICLQVVLVCVEYFLKPNCCETTLSTLLSPTWSRDPKGPPPV